A genomic window from Phocoena sinus isolate mPhoSin1 chromosome 20, mPhoSin1.pri, whole genome shotgun sequence includes:
- the TRARG1 gene encoding trafficking regulator of GLUT4 1 isoform X1, which produces MAHPGQPQFSLAQEPGTVSPLDLPEMEKLLTKVGGQDDKPLKLSKSPSGALDLEQGCHSLPFKVVSEGHREASLPQASSRASSRRASSIATTSYTQDREVPKDYLVLAITSCFCPIWPLNLIPLIFSIMSRSSMQQGDLDGARRLGRLAGMLSITFIILGVVIIIVAVTVNFAGNRDSNPQKRDRKTLCSELCPAIPVLFFTVQKK; this is translated from the exons ATGGCCCACCCCGggcagcctcagttttccctggCGCAGGAGCCAGGCACCGTCTCACCCCTGGACCTGCCGGAGATGGAGAAACTCCTCACCAAGGTCGGGGGCCAGGATGACAAGCCCCTGAAGCTGTCCAAGTCCCCCTCGGGGGCTCTGGACCTGGAGCAGGGCTGCCACAGTCTGCCCTTCAAGGTGGTATCCGAGGGGCACCGGGAGGCCTCGCTCCCCCAGGCATCCTCCCGGGCCAGCTCGAGGCGGGCATCCTCCATTGCCACCACCTCCTATACCCAGGACAGAGAAGTTCCCAAAGATTACCTCGTCCTTGCCATCACCTCCTGCTTCTGCCCCATCTGGCCCCTCAACCTCATCCCCCtcatcttttccattatg TCTCGAAGTAGCATGCAACAGGGAGACCTGGACGGGGCCCGGAGGCTGGGCCGCCTGGCCGGGATGCTCAGCATCACCTTCATCATCCTGGGGGTCGTCATCATCATCGTGGCCGTGACTGTCAACTTTGCAG gaaacagagactcaaatCCTCAAAAAAGGGACCGGAAGACCCTATGTTCTGAGCTCTGTCCTGCCATACCTGTTCTTTTCTTTACAGTTCAGAAGAAATAA
- the TRARG1 gene encoding trafficking regulator of GLUT4 1 isoform X2 has translation MAHPGQPQFSLAQEPGTVSPLDLPEMEKLLTKVGGQDDKPLKLSKSPSGALDLEQGCHSLPFKVVSEGHREASLPQASSRASSRRASSIATTSYTQDREVPKDYLVLAITSCFCPIWPLNLIPLIFSIMSRSSMQQGDLDGARRLGRLAGMLSITFIILGVVIIIVAVTVNFAVQKK, from the exons ATGGCCCACCCCGggcagcctcagttttccctggCGCAGGAGCCAGGCACCGTCTCACCCCTGGACCTGCCGGAGATGGAGAAACTCCTCACCAAGGTCGGGGGCCAGGATGACAAGCCCCTGAAGCTGTCCAAGTCCCCCTCGGGGGCTCTGGACCTGGAGCAGGGCTGCCACAGTCTGCCCTTCAAGGTGGTATCCGAGGGGCACCGGGAGGCCTCGCTCCCCCAGGCATCCTCCCGGGCCAGCTCGAGGCGGGCATCCTCCATTGCCACCACCTCCTATACCCAGGACAGAGAAGTTCCCAAAGATTACCTCGTCCTTGCCATCACCTCCTGCTTCTGCCCCATCTGGCCCCTCAACCTCATCCCCCtcatcttttccattatg TCTCGAAGTAGCATGCAACAGGGAGACCTGGACGGGGCCCGGAGGCTGGGCCGCCTGGCCGGGATGCTCAGCATCACCTTCATCATCCTGGGGGTCGTCATCATCATCGTGGCCGTGACTGTCAACTTTGCAG TTCAGAAGAAATAA